A window from Pseudomonas sp. MRSN 12121 encodes these proteins:
- a CDS encoding LLM class flavin-dependent oxidoreductase, whose product MSAGFALGFLSRVYRPGFDRQVYRDTLELFQVAEELGFDNGWVAQHHFASEQGRLPAPLVLLAAVAQRTRRIGLGSGIIVLPQEQPLRLAEDAGVLDLLSNGRLELGLGAGFDPQTYGAFGRQHEQRHRDYEQHLRQLHAALNNAPLNAQGLRLRPGASGLGRRLWEATSRVELVAARGNGLIMAPNPHLPPEAGVELVERYRRAWTGDNGTPARVARVQGVFPGDSPASDDSALRRDIQDYVRRQQRIGVYNGPLDEDFASTLKRLGVLHGPAHAILDGLRQGPALGANDQLIVQVQTASTPLREAIRALEIIRERIAPALGWRPGTRTVTRPVVETSRP is encoded by the coding sequence ATGAGCGCAGGATTTGCCCTGGGTTTTCTCAGCCGGGTCTACCGCCCGGGGTTCGACCGCCAGGTCTACCGCGACACCCTGGAATTGTTCCAGGTCGCCGAGGAACTGGGCTTCGACAACGGCTGGGTGGCCCAGCACCATTTCGCCAGCGAACAGGGGCGCCTGCCCGCGCCGCTGGTGCTGCTCGCAGCCGTCGCCCAGCGGACCCGGCGCATCGGCCTGGGCAGCGGGATCATCGTGCTGCCGCAGGAGCAGCCGCTGCGCCTGGCGGAAGACGCCGGGGTGCTCGACCTGCTGAGCAACGGCCGCCTCGAACTGGGTCTGGGGGCCGGTTTCGACCCGCAGACCTACGGCGCCTTCGGCCGCCAGCACGAGCAGCGCCACCGCGACTACGAGCAGCATCTGCGGCAACTGCACGCGGCCTTGAACAACGCGCCGCTGAACGCCCAGGGGTTGCGCCTGCGTCCTGGCGCTTCCGGGCTGGGCCGGCGCCTGTGGGAAGCGACCTCGCGGGTCGAGCTGGTGGCGGCCCGTGGCAACGGCCTGATCATGGCGCCCAACCCGCACCTGCCGCCCGAGGCCGGGGTGGAGCTGGTCGAGCGCTATCGCCGGGCCTGGACCGGCGACAACGGCACGCCGGCGCGGGTGGCCCGGGTCCAGGGCGTGTTTCCCGGCGACTCGCCGGCCAGCGACGATTCGGCCCTGCGCCGGGATATCCAGGACTACGTCAGGCGCCAGCAGCGTATCGGCGTGTACAACGGCCCGCTGGACGAGGACTTCGCCAGCACCCTCAAGCGCCTGGGCGTGCTGCATGGCCCGGCCCACGCGATCCTCGACGGCCTGCGTCAGGGCCCGGCGCTGGGCGCCAACGACCAACTGATCGTCCAGGTGCAGACCGCCAGCACCCCGTTGCGCGAAGCCATCCGCGCCCTGGAAATCATCCGCGAACGGATCGCCCCCGCCCTCGGCTGGCGCCCCGGCACCCGCACCGTCACTCGTCCTGTTGTGGAGACCTCCCGACCATGA
- a CDS encoding M20 family metallo-hydrolase — protein MSLQARVNGERLWASLMEMAEIGATAKGGVTRLALSDEDRRGRDLFVAWAEAAGCTVRVDAMGNIFARRAGRNDQLAPVLTGSHGDSQPAGGKFDGIYGVLAGLEVLRTLNDLGIETERPIEVVDWTNEEGSRFAPAMIASGVYAGVFDLEYGLSRVDAEGVSIGEALQRIGYAGPHPVGGQAVHAAFELHIEQGPILEAEGLTIGVVGGAQGQRWYEVELLGRSAHAGTTPMDHRLDAVLGFARVVEAVNRLGLEQGAEGRATVGMANIFPNSRNVVPGRVFFSVEFRHPDEAVLARQDQKLREAVAQVAEGIGLQHSVKQIFQYAPIAFDSDCVEVVRAASAALGYSHRPMISGAGHDACYLSRVAPTAMIFVPCVDGLSHNEAEEIHPQWATAGANVLLQSILAKAGA, from the coding sequence ATGAGTCTTCAGGCACGGGTCAATGGCGAGCGCCTGTGGGCTTCGCTGATGGAGATGGCAGAGATCGGCGCCACCGCCAAGGGTGGCGTCACGCGCCTGGCGCTGAGCGACGAGGACCGCCGCGGCCGCGATCTGTTCGTGGCCTGGGCCGAAGCCGCCGGATGCACGGTCCGCGTCGATGCCATGGGCAATATCTTTGCCCGGCGCGCCGGCCGCAACGACCAGCTGGCGCCGGTGCTGACCGGTTCCCACGGCGACTCGCAGCCGGCGGGCGGCAAGTTCGACGGCATCTACGGCGTGCTGGCCGGGCTGGAAGTGCTGCGCACCCTCAACGACCTGGGGATCGAGACCGAACGGCCGATCGAGGTGGTCGACTGGACCAACGAAGAAGGTTCGCGCTTCGCCCCGGCGATGATTGCCTCGGGGGTGTATGCCGGGGTCTTCGACCTGGAGTACGGCCTGTCGCGAGTCGATGCCGAAGGCGTCAGCATCGGTGAGGCGCTGCAACGCATCGGCTATGCCGGCCCGCATCCGGTGGGCGGCCAGGCGGTGCATGCGGCGTTCGAGCTGCACATCGAACAGGGGCCGATCCTCGAAGCCGAGGGCCTGACCATCGGCGTGGTCGGCGGGGCCCAAGGCCAGCGCTGGTATGAGGTGGAACTGCTGGGCCGCAGCGCCCATGCCGGGACCACGCCGATGGACCACCGGCTGGACGCGGTGCTGGGGTTCGCCCGGGTGGTGGAGGCGGTCAATCGCCTGGGCCTGGAGCAGGGCGCCGAGGGCCGGGCCACCGTGGGCATGGCCAACATTTTCCCCAATTCGCGCAACGTGGTGCCTGGGCGAGTGTTCTTCAGCGTCGAGTTCCGCCACCCGGACGAGGCGGTGCTGGCCCGCCAGGACCAAAAATTGCGCGAAGCGGTGGCGCAGGTCGCCGAAGGAATCGGCCTGCAGCACAGCGTCAAGCAGATCTTCCAGTACGCGCCCATCGCCTTCGACAGCGACTGCGTCGAGGTGGTCCGCGCCGCCAGCGCCGCCCTGGGCTACAGCCACCGGCCGATGATTTCCGGAGCCGGACACGACGCCTGCTACCTCAGCCGGGTGGCGCCCACGGCGATGATCTTCGTGCCCTGCGTGGACGGTCTCAGCCACAACGAAGCCGAAGAGATCCACCCCCAGTGGGCCACGGCCGGCGCCAATGTGCTGTTGCAGTCGATCCTGGCCAAGGCGGGGGCTTGA
- a CDS encoding 5'/3'-nucleotidase SurE, with amino-acid sequence MKALACLLALCCGLASAPALALNILLSNDDGYRHPNIRALYSALKAAGHQVKIAAPQSEQSARGGAFIYGRETRIGRDSDPAYPDSYYLSTYESGVCGSPACAGQTVRIEISGTPVMALLMGLETVMPHPDLVIVGPNPGNNLGAINLASGTFNAASAALLAGVPALAVSTDLKEADPQRVARLVVRLVQALERHRQADGQLLPAGIGLNVNLPAGPTIKGLRLTRIGRYVGFEARYTEDLGTFGAALAGKPGIGFRHSPPATAEEQDDEAVWVAKGYLTLSPFSGLAESTAVRHELQGLLALPLADTQEPQP; translated from the coding sequence ATGAAAGCCCTGGCCTGCCTGCTGGCACTGTGTTGCGGCCTGGCGAGCGCCCCGGCGCTGGCCTTGAACATCCTGCTGAGCAACGACGACGGTTACCGCCACCCGAACATCCGCGCCCTGTACAGCGCCCTCAAGGCGGCCGGGCACCAGGTGAAGATCGCCGCCCCGCAAAGCGAACAAAGCGCCCGCGGCGGCGCCTTCATCTATGGCCGCGAAACCCGCATCGGCCGCGACAGCGACCCGGCCTACCCCGACAGCTACTACCTGAGCACCTATGAAAGCGGCGTGTGCGGCAGCCCCGCCTGCGCCGGCCAGACGGTGCGCATCGAGATCAGCGGCACCCCGGTGATGGCGCTGCTGATGGGCCTGGAAACGGTCATGCCGCACCCCGACCTGGTGATAGTCGGGCCCAACCCCGGCAACAACCTGGGGGCGATCAACCTCGCCTCCGGGACTTTCAACGCCGCCAGCGCGGCCCTGCTGGCCGGGGTCCCGGCGCTGGCGGTCAGCACCGACCTCAAGGAGGCCGATCCGCAGCGGGTGGCCCGGCTGGTGGTGCGCCTGGTGCAAGCCCTCGAGCGCCATCGTCAGGCCGACGGCCAGTTGCTGCCCGCCGGCATCGGGCTCAACGTCAACCTGCCCGCCGGGCCGACCATCAAGGGCCTGCGCCTGACCCGCATCGGCCGCTATGTAGGCTTCGAGGCCCGCTACACCGAGGACCTCGGCACCTTCGGAGCGGCGCTCGCCGGCAAGCCCGGCATCGGTTTCCGCCACAGCCCGCCGGCCACCGCCGAAGAACAGGATGACGAAGCCGTCTGGGTGGCCAAGGGTTACCTGACCCTCAGCCCGTTCAGCGGCCTGGCGGAATCCACCGCCGTACGCCACGAACTCCAGGGCCTGCTGGCCCTGCCCCTAGCCGATACACAGGAGCCGCAGCCATGA
- a CDS encoding LLM class flavin-dependent oxidoreductase — protein sequence MSPLPPRKPFKLGFLSHAFGEDPRQVYHDLLEQFEVAEALGYDGGWIAQHHLSNGFGQLPSPLVLLAAVAERTRHIELGTGVIVLPLEDPIRLAEDASVLDSLSAGRLQLGLGSGGANLDNFSAFERDPEQRQPQFIAHQQRLQQLLDGQPVSPGSELTLQPPAPGLGQRLWHSHGSVEGAAYTASQGNGLLLGTATHDPLTVQKPLAEAYLKAWNSTARAPRIGVVRAVFPARDRATAQAELAVDIERHIPRLQREGLIEEAVNLQEHLRLMNVHHGHPEEVLDSLRQDPALLDYADYLIVVVQAESSTQAQVLERLRVIARDIAPALGWQPARHEPAHTTQPPATVG from the coding sequence ATGAGCCCCTTGCCCCCACGCAAACCCTTCAAGCTGGGGTTTCTCAGCCATGCCTTCGGCGAAGACCCGCGGCAGGTCTACCACGACCTGCTGGAGCAATTCGAGGTGGCCGAGGCCCTGGGCTACGACGGCGGCTGGATCGCCCAGCACCACCTGAGCAACGGCTTCGGCCAACTGCCCTCGCCCCTGGTGTTGCTGGCCGCCGTCGCCGAACGCACGCGGCATATCGAACTCGGCACCGGGGTGATCGTCCTGCCCCTGGAAGACCCGATCCGCCTCGCCGAGGACGCCAGCGTGCTGGACAGCCTGAGCGCCGGGCGCCTGCAACTGGGGCTCGGCAGCGGTGGCGCCAACCTCGACAATTTCAGTGCCTTCGAGCGCGACCCCGAGCAGCGCCAGCCGCAGTTCATCGCCCACCAGCAACGCCTGCAACAGCTGCTCGACGGCCAGCCTGTCAGCCCCGGCAGCGAGCTGACCCTGCAACCGCCGGCGCCGGGCCTGGGCCAGCGGCTGTGGCATTCCCATGGCAGCGTCGAGGGCGCGGCCTACACCGCCAGCCAGGGCAACGGCCTGCTGCTGGGCACCGCCACCCATGACCCGCTGACCGTGCAGAAACCCCTGGCCGAGGCCTACCTCAAGGCCTGGAACAGCACGGCACGGGCGCCGCGCATCGGCGTGGTACGGGCGGTGTTTCCGGCCCGCGACCGCGCCACCGCCCAGGCCGAACTGGCGGTGGACATCGAACGGCATATTCCGCGCCTGCAACGCGAAGGGCTGATCGAGGAGGCGGTCAACCTGCAGGAACACCTGCGCCTGATGAACGTGCACCACGGCCACCCCGAGGAAGTGCTCGACAGCCTGCGCCAGGACCCGGCGCTGCTGGACTACGCCGACTACCTGATCGTCGTGGTGCAGGCCGAAAGCTCGACCCAGGCCCAGGTGCTGGAGCGCCTGCGGGTGATCGCCCGGGACATCGCCCCGGCCCTGGGCTGGCAGCCTGCGCGCCATGAGCCGGCGCACACTACTCAGCCGCCGGCGACAGTGGGATGA
- a CDS encoding L-2-amino-thiazoline-4-carboxylic acid hydrolase, protein MSKLEGELGILARRRIEAEIIKPIYDILVREHGQAHAAAVIGEAVGNAAIQAGRHFAALEENGADLKSFVELQVLWEQDDALKVEIIASDAEHYDYDVKRCRYAEMYHEMGLGEIGHLLSCNRDELFIVGYNPDIHLTRTQTIMGGAPRCDFRYRAKPQEPRS, encoded by the coding sequence ATGAGCAAACTCGAAGGTGAACTGGGCATCCTCGCCCGGCGGCGGATCGAAGCAGAAATCATCAAGCCGATCTACGACATCCTGGTGCGCGAACACGGCCAGGCCCATGCCGCGGCGGTGATCGGCGAGGCCGTGGGCAACGCCGCGATCCAGGCCGGCCGGCATTTCGCCGCGCTGGAGGAAAACGGCGCCGACCTCAAGAGCTTCGTCGAGCTGCAGGTGCTCTGGGAGCAGGACGACGCGCTCAAGGTCGAGATCATCGCCAGCGACGCCGAGCACTACGACTACGACGTCAAACGCTGCCGCTACGCCGAGATGTACCACGAGATGGGCCTGGGCGAGATCGGCCACCTGCTGTCGTGCAACCGCGACGAGCTGTTCATCGTCGGCTACAACCCGGACATCCACCTGACCCGCACCCAGACCATCATGGGCGGCGCGCCACGCTGCGATTTCCGCTACCGGGCCAAGCCCCAGGAGCCGCGTTCATGA
- a CDS encoding sigma-54-dependent Fis family transcriptional regulator: MSSAHRHPSPVLTLPQGEKDPLSIRAKALVFADPRSRQLLEYLQRVGPSDAPVLINGETGTGKELVARYIHSVSGRSGAFVAVNCGAISEHLAESEFFGHEAGSFSGAAGRRAGWFEEADGGTLFLDEIGDLPLPLQVKLLRVLQEQEVVRVGSRKPIKIDIRLVTATNVNLEQAVEAGNFRLDLFYRINVAQVAVLPLRERPLDILPLVEHFRKLYSARLNITEPMLSESATQALLDYPWPGNIRELENVVHLALLVAGERSIRPEHLKFSAGLSALQGPGSGGASKLPQEVLREQLLRLFEVPGDSLLHDIEDLIVREAFAFCSFNQLRTAQLLGITRNAMRTLLVNHGMLKGRARP; the protein is encoded by the coding sequence ATGAGCAGTGCCCACAGGCATCCGAGCCCGGTCCTGACCTTGCCTCAGGGCGAGAAGGACCCCTTGTCGATCCGGGCGAAGGCGCTGGTATTCGCCGACCCCCGGTCCCGCCAGTTGCTGGAGTACCTGCAACGTGTCGGGCCCAGCGATGCGCCGGTGCTGATCAATGGCGAGACCGGCACCGGCAAGGAGCTGGTGGCGCGTTACATCCATTCCGTCAGCGGACGCAGCGGCGCTTTCGTCGCGGTCAATTGCGGGGCGATCAGCGAGCACCTGGCCGAAAGCGAGTTCTTCGGCCACGAGGCCGGTTCGTTCTCCGGCGCGGCCGGGCGTCGTGCCGGCTGGTTCGAAGAGGCCGACGGCGGCACCCTGTTTCTCGACGAGATCGGCGACCTGCCATTGCCGCTGCAGGTGAAACTGCTGCGGGTGTTGCAGGAGCAGGAAGTGGTCCGGGTCGGCTCGCGCAAGCCGATCAAGATCGATATCCGCCTGGTCACCGCGACCAACGTCAACCTGGAACAGGCGGTCGAGGCCGGCAACTTCCGTCTCGATCTGTTCTACCGCATCAATGTCGCCCAGGTGGCCGTGCTGCCACTGCGGGAACGGCCGCTGGATATCCTGCCGCTGGTGGAGCACTTCCGTAAGCTCTACAGCGCGCGCCTGAACATCACCGAACCGATGCTCTCGGAATCCGCCACCCAGGCGCTGCTCGACTACCCCTGGCCGGGCAATATCCGCGAGCTGGAAAACGTCGTGCACCTGGCGTTGCTGGTGGCCGGCGAGCGTTCGATCCGCCCCGAGCACCTGAAGTTTTCCGCCGGCCTCAGTGCGCTGCAGGGGCCGGGCTCCGGCGGCGCCTCGAAGCTGCCCCAGGAGGTGCTGCGCGAGCAGTTGCTGCGGCTGTTCGAGGTGCCGGGCGATTCGCTGCTGCACGACATCGAAGACCTGATCGTGCGCGAAGCCTTCGCCTTCTGCAGTTTCAACCAGCTGCGCACCGCGCAACTGCTAGGCATCACCCGCAATGCCATGCGCACCTTGCTGGTCAACCACGGCATGCTCAAGGGCCGGGCCCGGCCCTAG
- a CDS encoding LLM class flavin-dependent oxidoreductase, with product MTRRTDQLKLGAFLANSGHHVAAWRHPLAQADASLDFEHFKAIAQTAERGKFDALFVADVVALWGHHLDALSRTARGEHFEPLTLMAALAAVTRHIGLIATATTSYNEPYHIARKFASLDHLSGGRAAWNLVTSVVSDEAWNFGRDSHIDHADRYQRAEEFHDVVKGLWDSWDDDAFVRDKASGQYFDPDKLHTLDHRGAHFAVRGPLNVARPPQGHPVLVQAGASEAGRALAARVAELIFASHHDLPAAQAFYQDIKQRAAALGRNPEHIKILPGVTPFIGATRAQAQALFEEFQALVDPVLGLRLLADTLGDDIDLSGHDLDGPLPDTPVGQRGSRRDQVLALARGENLSIRQLYLRLAGGHPIIGTAEDIADTFEAWFQGRACDGFNVFFPYFPGSLDTFVDQVIPLLQQRGLFRHEYQGRTLRENLGLPRPANRFSQAPGPRP from the coding sequence ATGACCCGCCGTACCGATCAACTCAAGCTGGGGGCCTTCCTGGCCAACAGCGGCCATCATGTCGCCGCCTGGCGCCATCCCCTGGCCCAGGCCGATGCCAGCCTGGACTTCGAGCATTTCAAGGCCATCGCCCAGACCGCCGAGCGCGGCAAGTTCGACGCGCTGTTCGTCGCCGACGTGGTCGCCCTCTGGGGCCACCACCTCGACGCCCTGAGCCGCACCGCCCGTGGCGAACACTTCGAGCCCCTGACCCTGATGGCCGCCCTGGCCGCGGTCACGCGCCACATCGGCCTGATCGCCACCGCCACCACCAGCTACAACGAGCCGTACCATATCGCCCGCAAGTTCGCCTCGCTGGACCACCTGTCCGGCGGCCGCGCGGCGTGGAACCTGGTGACCTCGGTGGTCTCCGACGAAGCCTGGAATTTCGGCCGCGACAGCCATATCGACCACGCCGACCGCTACCAGCGCGCGGAAGAGTTCCACGACGTGGTCAAGGGCCTGTGGGACAGCTGGGACGACGACGCCTTCGTGCGCGACAAGGCCAGCGGCCAGTACTTCGACCCGGACAAGCTGCACACCCTCGACCACCGTGGCGCGCATTTCGCCGTGCGCGGGCCGCTGAACGTCGCCCGCCCGCCCCAGGGCCACCCGGTGCTGGTCCAGGCCGGCGCCTCGGAAGCCGGCAGGGCCCTCGCCGCGCGGGTCGCCGAACTGATCTTCGCCAGCCATCACGACCTGCCCGCGGCCCAGGCCTTCTACCAGGACATCAAGCAACGCGCCGCGGCCCTGGGCCGCAACCCCGAGCACATCAAGATCCTGCCCGGGGTCACGCCGTTCATCGGCGCCACCCGCGCCCAGGCCCAGGCGCTGTTCGAGGAATTCCAGGCGCTGGTGGACCCGGTGCTCGGCCTGCGCCTGCTGGCCGATACTCTGGGCGACGATATCGACCTGTCCGGCCACGATCTCGACGGCCCCCTGCCGGACACCCCGGTCGGCCAGCGCGGCAGCCGCCGCGATCAGGTCCTGGCCTTGGCCCGAGGGGAGAACCTGAGCATCCGCCAGCTGTACCTGCGCCTGGCGGGCGGCCACCCGATCATCGGCACCGCCGAAGACATCGCCGACACCTTCGAGGCCTGGTTCCAGGGCCGCGCCTGCGATGGCTTCAATGTGTTCTTCCCCTACTTTCCCGGTTCCCTCGACACCTTCGTCGACCAGGTGATCCCGCTGTTGCAGCAACGCGGGCTGTTCCGCCACGAGTACCAGGGCCGCACCCTGCGCGAGAACCTCGGCCTGCCGCGTCCGGCCAACCGCTTCAGCCAGGCGCCGGGGCCCCGGCCATGA
- a CDS encoding LLM class flavin-dependent oxidoreductase: protein MALEFSWQMPLCGPGGAPDWAARPGQWIQLAQAVEYAGIDGLWIPGGARCADSLGVAAALCAHTRRVRLTVSVPPEVMLPAALASTLQSLQSISANRVRLHLPDSEQGSLRSAFGEWLNRDQRNERIGEYLEILDQLLAEADGGFNYSGRYFQLENAGFARRPLPAPALILDDSQSGALIARHADLCLLRSAPPNWLRQEIERLRGSERGAARPLGFACAFGLVLGDTEALAWEAASRQLAADLAPLPTPGAAVPRLPRDSQPLRHFEIHPNLVQLQPGQPLYLVGTPHQLATRLQELHGLGLEHIVIQGQPAVSEVLRFAERLLPLLDDQGLRKEPCQHAQ from the coding sequence ATGGCGCTTGAGTTCAGTTGGCAAATGCCGCTCTGCGGCCCCGGTGGCGCGCCCGACTGGGCGGCGCGTCCCGGGCAATGGATTCAACTGGCGCAGGCGGTGGAATACGCCGGGATCGACGGCCTGTGGATTCCCGGTGGCGCCCGGTGCGCCGACAGCCTGGGGGTGGCCGCGGCCCTCTGCGCCCATACCCGGCGGGTCCGGCTGACGGTCAGCGTGCCGCCGGAAGTGATGTTGCCGGCGGCCCTGGCCAGTACCCTGCAAAGCCTGCAATCGATCAGCGCCAACCGGGTCCGCCTGCATCTGCCCGACAGTGAACAGGGCAGCCTGCGCAGCGCGTTCGGCGAATGGCTCAACCGCGACCAGCGCAACGAACGCATCGGCGAGTACCTGGAGATCCTCGACCAGTTGCTGGCCGAGGCGGACGGCGGCTTCAACTACAGCGGTCGTTACTTCCAGCTGGAAAATGCCGGTTTCGCTCGCCGCCCCCTGCCGGCCCCGGCGTTGATCCTCGACGACAGCCAGAGCGGCGCGCTGATCGCCCGCCACGCGGACCTGTGCCTGTTGCGCTCGGCGCCGCCGAACTGGCTGCGCCAGGAAATCGAGCGCCTGCGCGGCAGCGAGCGCGGCGCGGCGCGGCCCCTGGGATTCGCCTGCGCCTTCGGCCTGGTGCTGGGCGACACCGAGGCCTTGGCCTGGGAGGCCGCCAGCCGGCAACTGGCGGCGGACCTGGCGCCGCTGCCGACGCCGGGCGCCGCGGTGCCGCGCCTGCCACGGGATAGCCAGCCGCTGCGGCATTTCGAAATCCATCCGAACCTGGTCCAGCTGCAACCGGGGCAACCGCTGTACCTGGTCGGCACGCCCCATCAGCTCGCCACCCGCTTGCAGGAACTGCATGGCCTGGGCCTCGAACATATCGTCATCCAGGGCCAGCCGGCGGTCAGCGAAGTGTTGCGCTTCGCCGAACGCCTGCTGCCGCTGCTCGATGACCAAGGCCTGCGCAAGGAGCCCTGCCAGCATGCCCAATGA
- a CDS encoding LLM class flavin-dependent oxidoreductase, with product MPNDPRQPIEIDWFLPTNGDGRHLTSSGLPKIGLFQQGERAPTLDYLRQIVRAAEQSAFDGIMVPTASGFEDPWLITAVLAQEVRRLRFLLTLRPGLELPAYSAHRAATLQLLSENRLDLHLVSGSSRFEQRSLGDFLEHDERYARTAEFLEVFQAVWAGQGQPHHGRYYRSGAGNPIAPQAQAPAIYFGGASAAAEHVGAAHAQTYLMWCEPPAMIAERILRMRELAAACGRSLRFGLRLHIFAAATDDAAWAHVERLLEEIPKEAIDRAQVQMAAYESVGQSRQTDLVKGRGRGARELEVSANLWAGVGLVRGGAGTALVGSYQQVAERIEEYHQLGGDCFILSGFPHLEEAIHLGAELLPQLRRLGSALPRAEQR from the coding sequence ATGCCCAATGACCCGCGCCAACCGATCGAGATCGACTGGTTCCTGCCCACCAACGGCGATGGCCGTCACCTCACCAGCAGCGGCCTGCCGAAGATCGGCCTGTTCCAGCAAGGCGAACGCGCGCCGACCCTGGACTACCTGCGGCAGATCGTGCGCGCCGCCGAACAGTCGGCCTTCGACGGCATCATGGTGCCCACCGCCAGCGGCTTCGAAGACCCCTGGCTGATCACCGCGGTGCTGGCCCAGGAAGTCCGCCGCCTGCGTTTCTTGCTGACCCTGCGCCCGGGCCTCGAACTGCCCGCCTACAGCGCGCACCGCGCGGCCACCTTGCAGCTGCTCAGCGAGAACCGCCTGGACCTGCACCTGGTGAGCGGCTCCAGCCGTTTCGAGCAACGCTCCCTCGGCGACTTCCTCGAACACGACGAGCGTTACGCCCGTACCGCCGAATTTCTCGAGGTGTTCCAGGCGGTCTGGGCCGGCCAGGGCCAGCCCCATCACGGGCGTTACTACCGCAGTGGCGCCGGCAACCCGATCGCGCCCCAGGCCCAGGCGCCGGCGATCTATTTCGGCGGTGCCTCCGCGGCGGCCGAGCATGTCGGCGCCGCCCATGCCCAGACCTACCTGATGTGGTGCGAACCGCCGGCGATGATCGCCGAGCGCATCCTGCGCATGCGCGAACTGGCGGCGGCCTGCGGCCGCAGCCTGCGCTTCGGCCTGCGCCTGCACATCTTCGCCGCGGCCACCGACGATGCCGCCTGGGCCCACGTCGAGCGCCTGCTGGAAGAGATCCCCAAGGAAGCCATCGACCGCGCCCAGGTGCAGATGGCCGCCTACGAGTCGGTGGGCCAGTCGCGCCAGACCGACCTGGTCAAGGGCCGCGGCCGTGGTGCGCGGGAACTGGAAGTCTCGGCCAATCTGTGGGCCGGGGTCGGGCTGGTACGGGGCGGCGCGGGCACCGCGCTGGTGGGCAGCTACCAGCAGGTGGCGGAACGCATCGAGGAGTACCACCAGCTGGGGGGCGACTGTTTCATCCTGTCCGGCTTCCCGCACCTGGAAGAAGCCATTCACCTGGGCGCCGAACTGCTGCCGCAACTGCGCCGCCTGGGCAGCGCCCTGCCCCGCGCCGAACAGCGCTGA